DNA from Frateuria edaphi:
CGCCGGTCATGCCGACCGCGGCGTCTCCTTCGCGACCCGAAACCGCTGTCCCTGCGATGAACCCATCGGGGAACGTGGACCACGACTCCATGGAAGGCATCGACCACGACTCCATGGAGGGCATGGACCACGACTCCATGGAGGGCATGGACCACGACTCCATGGAGGGCATGGACCACGGCTCCATGAAGGGCATGGACCACGGCTCCATGAAGGGCATGGACCACGGCTCAATAAAGGGCATGGACCACGGCTCCATGAAGGGCTTGGACCATGGCTCGATGCAGGGCATGAAACATGGCGCCATGCAGCGCGGCAGTCCGCCATCTGGCGCCCGCAGTCCGGACTACTCCGATGGCATCGCCTACGGCCCCACCCACGGCATGGGCATGGCGATGGAAGGCGACGCCCGCTACGGCATGCTGCTGTTCGATCAGCTGGAAGCGTTCCACGGCCGGGACGGCAACGGCCAGCAGTGGGATATCGAAGGTTGGTACGGCACCGACTACGACAAGCTGTGGCTGCGCACCGAGGGCGAGCGGCGCAGTGGCCGGCTGGAGGACGCCAGTAGCGAACTGCTGTGGATCCACGCGGTCGCCGCCTTCTGGAACACCCAGCTCGGTGTGCGCACGGACGCCGGCGAAGGACCGGACCGATCATGGGCCGCCTTCGGCCTGCAGGGCCTCGCGCCCTACTGGTTCGAACTGGAGGCCACCGGCTACGTGGGGCCGGCGGGTCGCACAGCGGCACGCTTCCGCGCCGAGTACGAACTGCTGTTCACCCAGCGCCTGATCCTGCAGCCGGAATTCGAAGCCAACGCGTACGGCAGGTCGGACCCGGCGCGGG
Protein-coding regions in this window:
- a CDS encoding copper resistance protein B is translated as MSRRILPLRALALALGGAPLSLAPFMAFAQTAPAPASSAAGAEQERDMPASAATAPAPVMPTAASPSRPETAVPAMNPSGNVDHDSMEGIDHDSMEGMDHDSMEGMDHDSMEGMDHGSMKGMDHGSMKGMDHGSIKGMDHGSMKGLDHGSMQGMKHGAMQRGSPPSGARSPDYSDGIAYGPTHGMGMAMEGDARYGMLLFDQLEAFHGRDGNGQQWDIEGWYGTDYDKLWLRTEGERRSGRLEDASSELLWIHAVAAFWNTQLGVRTDAGEGPDRSWAAFGLQGLAPYWFELEATGYVGPAGRTAARFRAEYELLFTQRLILQPEFEANAYGRSDPARGLGSGVSDMSLGLRLRYEFHRQFAPYVGVVWSRRFGGTADLARQHGQDRFDRQWVAGVRIWF